One Cheilinus undulatus linkage group 22, ASM1832078v1, whole genome shotgun sequence DNA window includes the following coding sequences:
- the si:ch73-71d17.2 gene encoding RPA-related protein RADX — protein MYYGKPDRNCDCPYKAVLEVCDRTGSVYVVMWNSICVTWYRCLKPGDIISLAYFRVKQHYQAEPDEIEISVNSRNPAARINILPESSVSPEYVPPVPTYNFINSQELADRPHGDVCDVIGLLTFSGRSERIRSRDGLQAELLEYRWLRLEDGASDRPIMVKLFSTSQPVSHRKLHPLSVVVCSRVKVVRAADRSESALYLTNTTYTQVYCTGLGHHSEMTYRKLRPVRQFLQWLKTQDDGQVLDRALIGGCLMYPPPPVSLETYMKHRRGEPGFLRGAELQREVERLCYRERRTFCIQAAVAMVTHCRRGEEDRCLFWTDRASSLPPSSPRPSRPSPHPSASPSSVSSSSSPLLPLLSTPLSFGRPLSSSSSFSPTSPSSSVTPLTPRLQEARSRKWRKRKQLLQTDTPKKRHPWVTLQPEPNHKTVILFEASMEFLENTNADEGEEEEEDEDASSYTTAPLLPTFPQVSEETLPMRFDHARKEEQAAVVALGGEATAAAGFELAVRDYYTLRLKALSDGVLVDAIFLPHSSSSPLSPPLHRHSNTWNSILSHGAFSSHSPPPSPADLIAMAGQLANQRLVCVLEACHLGSTKTELILSRAFHLTG, from the exons GCAGTCTTGGAGGTGTGTGACCGAACAGGAAGTGTGTATGTGGTGATGTGGAACAGCATTTGTGTCACATGGTATCGCTGTCTGAAGCctggtgacatcatcagtctGGCGTATTTCCGGGTAAAGCAGCACTACCAGGCGGAGCCCGATGAGATAG AAATCAGCGTGAACAGCAGAAATCCTGCCGCTCGCATCAATATTCTCCCAGAATCCTCAGTGTCACCTGAATATGTTCCACCTGtgcctacatacaactttatcaACAG TCAGGAGCTCGCTGACCGACCTCATGGCGATGTGTGTGATGTCATCGGCCTGCTGACATTCTCAGGACGATCAGAGCGAATCAGAAGCAGGG ATGGCTTACAGGCGGAGCTTCTGGAGTATCGCTGGCTACGATTGGAGGATGGGGCAAGCGATCGGCCAATCATGGTGAAACTTTTTTCAACGTCTCAACCGGTATCGCACAGGAAGCTCCATCCAC TGTCCGTGGTCGTTTGTAGCAGAGTGAAGGTGGTCAGAGCTGCAGACCGCTCAGAGAGCGCCCTCTACCTGACCAACACCACATACACACAGGTGTACTGCACAG GACTCGGCCACCATTCAGAGATGACTTACCGTAAGCTCCGCCCAGTTCGACAGTTCCTCCAGTGGCTGAAGACCCAGGATGACGGACAGGTGCTGGACAGGGCTCTGATTGGAGGATGTTTGATGTACCCGCCCCCTCCTGTCTCCTTGGAAACGTACATGAAGCACAGAAGAG GTGAGCCGGGTTTCCTGCGAGGGGCGGAGCTACAAAGGGAAGTGGAGCGGCTCTGTTACCGGGAGCGTCGAACCTTCTGTATCCAggcagctgttgccatggttacccACTGCCGTAGAGGAGAG GAGGACCGCTGTTTGTTCTGGACCGACAGAGCTTCGTCtctccccccctcctccccgCGTCCCTCCAGGCCGTCCCCTCACCCGTctgcctccccctcctccgtctcctcctcttcctcccctctccttcctctcctctccactcCTCTCTCCTTCGGAcgtcctctctcctcctcttcctccttctctccaACGTCTCCCTCGTCATCCGTCACCCCGCTGACACCCCGCCTTCAAGAGGCCCGATCCAG GaagtggaggaagaggaagcagcTGCTGCAGACGGACACTCCGAAGAAAAG acATCCGTGGGTCACTCTTCAACCTGAACCCAACCATAAGACGG tgatccTGTTTGAAGCCTCCATGGAGTTCCTGGAGAACACGAATGCTGATGAAggcgaggaagaggaggaagatgaggacgCCTCCTCCTACACCACCGCCCCCCTACTCCCCACATTCCCACAGGTTTCCGAGGAGACGCTGCCGATGCGTTTTGACCATGCCCGTAAGGAGGAGCAGGCGGCTGTGGTGGCGCTGGGCGGCGAGGCGACAGCTGCAGCGGGGTTTGAGCTCGCTGTTAGAGATTACTACACTCTGAGACTGAAAG ctctgtctgACGGCGTGCTGGTAGACGCCATCTTCCTCcctcactcctcctcctcccctctctctcctcccctccacCGTCACTCCAACACCTGGAACTCCATCCTGTCACACGGAGCCTTCTCCTCGCACTCACCGCCGCCGTCACCAG CTGACCTCATTGCCATGGCCGGAcagctggccaatcagaggctggtgtgtgtcCTGGAGGCGTGTCATCTTGGCAGTACTAAAACTGAACTGATCCTGAGCCGAGCCTTCCACCTCACAGGCTGA